One Pseudomonas sp. FP1742 genomic window carries:
- the tadA gene encoding tRNA adenosine(34) deaminase TadA has protein sequence MRQIRPAAIIDRSRDRDFMREALALAAQGAALGEVPVGAVLVQDGEIIGRGFNCPISGNDPSAHAEMVAIRAAAQAASNYRLPGSTLYVTLEPCSMCAGLIVHSRIARVVYGALEPKAGIVQSQGQFFTQGFLNHRVVYEGGVLAEECGAVLSEFFKARRAKSAD, from the coding sequence ATGCGCCAGATACGCCCCGCAGCGATTATCGACCGCAGCCGTGATCGTGATTTCATGCGCGAAGCCCTGGCCCTTGCCGCCCAAGGCGCGGCGCTGGGTGAAGTGCCGGTGGGCGCGGTGCTGGTGCAGGACGGTGAAATCATCGGGCGCGGTTTCAATTGCCCGATCAGCGGCAACGACCCCAGCGCCCACGCCGAAATGGTCGCGATCCGCGCCGCCGCCCAGGCCGCCAGCAACTACCGCCTGCCGGGCAGTACGCTCTACGTGACTCTGGAGCCGTGCAGCATGTGCGCCGGGCTGATCGTGCATTCGCGAATTGCACGGGTGGTGTATGGCGCGCTGGAGCCCAAGGCCGGGATTGTGCAGAGCCAGGGGCAGTTTTTTACCCAGGGCTTTCTCAATCATCGGGTGGTGTATGAGGGGGGGGTGTTGGCGGAGGAATGCGGCGCGGTGTTGAGCGAGTTTTTCAAGGCCCGTAGAGCAAAATCCGCAGACTGA
- the treP gene encoding PTS system trehalose-specific EIIBC component: MSHDYPNIASELLQSLGGSDNLEQAAHCVTRLRLALKDPSLVDSATLNQIDLVKGSFFTGGLFQVVIGPGEVEKVYAELRRQTGLAAATIADVKQKSADKINAMQRLVRVFSDVFMPILPALIIAGLLMGINNLIGAKGMFIEGRTLLDAYPKLDGLWSLINLMANTSFVFLPALVGWSAAKRFGGSEILGIVLGLMLVHPDLLNAWNYGKAVAGLDGQSLPYFDILGLFQIEKVGYQGQILPILLAAYVMSVIEKWLRARVPNAVQLLVVPITTIVVTGVLALAVIGPVTRHLGILITEGVVTLFDLAPMVGGAIFGLLYAPLVITGMHHMFLAVDLQLISTQGGTFIWPMIVMSNLAQGSAALAVFYMTRSVRDKSMASTSAISAYFGITEPAMFGVNLRYKFPFYAALIGSALGCIFLSLNKVQASAIGVGGLPGFISIIPQFIPMFVVGMVIAMVVPFVLTCGLSMKIVRPGYRVA; this comes from the coding sequence ATGAGCCACGATTATCCGAACATCGCCAGCGAGCTGCTGCAAAGCCTCGGTGGCAGCGACAACCTCGAGCAGGCCGCGCACTGCGTCACACGCCTGCGCCTGGCCCTCAAGGACCCGAGCCTGGTCGACAGCGCAACGCTGAATCAGATTGATCTTGTGAAAGGTTCGTTCTTCACCGGTGGGCTGTTCCAGGTGGTCATCGGCCCCGGCGAAGTTGAAAAGGTGTACGCCGAACTGCGCCGTCAAACCGGTCTGGCGGCTGCAACCATCGCCGACGTTAAACAAAAAAGCGCCGACAAGATAAACGCCATGCAGCGTCTGGTGCGGGTGTTCTCCGACGTGTTCATGCCGATCCTGCCGGCGTTGATCATTGCGGGGCTGTTGATGGGCATCAACAACCTGATTGGCGCCAAGGGCATGTTCATCGAAGGCCGGACCCTGCTGGACGCCTACCCGAAACTTGACGGGCTCTGGAGCCTGATCAACCTGATGGCCAACACCTCGTTTGTATTCCTGCCGGCGCTGGTGGGCTGGTCGGCGGCCAAGCGGTTTGGTGGCAGCGAAATCCTTGGCATCGTGCTCGGCCTGATGCTGGTGCATCCGGACCTGCTCAACGCCTGGAACTACGGCAAGGCAGTCGCAGGTCTCGACGGCCAGAGCCTGCCGTACTTCGACATCCTAGGTTTGTTCCAGATCGAAAAGGTCGGCTATCAGGGGCAGATCCTGCCGATCCTGCTGGCGGCCTACGTGATGAGCGTCATCGAAAAATGGTTGCGGGCGCGGGTGCCGAACGCGGTGCAATTGCTGGTGGTGCCGATCACCACCATCGTGGTCACCGGCGTGCTGGCACTGGCCGTGATCGGCCCGGTGACCCGGCATCTGGGGATTCTCATCACCGAAGGCGTCGTCACTCTGTTCGACCTGGCGCCCATGGTCGGTGGCGCGATTTTCGGTCTGCTCTACGCACCACTGGTGATCACCGGCATGCACCACATGTTTCTCGCGGTCGACTTGCAACTGATCTCCACCCAGGGCGGTACCTTCATCTGGCCGATGATCGTCATGTCCAACCTCGCCCAAGGCAGCGCGGCACTGGCGGTGTTCTACATGACCCGCAGTGTGCGGGACAAAAGCATGGCCTCGACCTCGGCAATTTCTGCCTACTTCGGCATCACCGAACCGGCGATGTTCGGGGTCAACCTGCGCTACAAGTTTCCGTTCTATGCCGCCCTGATCGGTTCGGCCCTGGGCTGCATCTTCCTGTCGCTGAACAAGGTCCAGGCTTCGGCAATCGGCGTCGGTGGCTTGCCCGGTTTCATCTCGATCATCCCGCAGTTCATCCCGATGTTCGTGGTCGGGATGGTGATTGCCATGGTCGTGCCGTTTGTTTTGACCTGCGGGTTGAGCATGAAGATTGTCCGGCCCGGGTATCGGGTCGCCTGA
- the ptsP gene encoding phosphoenolpyruvate--protein phosphotransferase: MAIPQQLQLLAPLSGVLMPLDQVPDQVFSSRVIGDGLCIDPTSSTLCAPLAGVISNVQASGHAVSITDDNGVQVLMHIGLDTVNLAGKGFTRSVEEGQRVEVGQALIEFDADYIALNARSLLTLMLVVSGEPFTWLAPETGVVQSGQPLLSLNPSEVTVDEPGLEEGDALFSKPVKLPNSNGLHARPAAVFAQAAKGFSASICLHKQQDSANAKSLVAIMALQTAHGDVLQVSAAGADAEMAIKTLVELLASGCGEVVTVMAEVETVAAEASSLTVLRGVCASPGSAFGQVVQIAEQTLEVNESGVGPQVEREHLSRALATAVLALQQLRDTATGDAQADIFKAHQELLEDPSLLDQALALIDAGKSAAYAWRAATESTAALFKSLGNALLAERAADLADVGQRVLKSILGVEDRAMELPEGAILIAEQLTPSQTAGLDPCKVLGFATVGGGATSHVAILARAFGLPAICGLPVQVVALANGTRVLLDADKGELQLDPELAAIEQLQVHRQRQKKRQQHELANAGLAARTRDGHHVEITANIASLAEAEQAMALGGEGVGLLRSEFLYLDRNHAPSHDEQACTYSAIARALGPARSLVVRTLDVGGDKPLAYVPMERETNPFLGMRGIRLCLERPQLLRDQFKAILSSAGLARLHIMLPMVTQLSELRLARQLLEEEALAAGLMELPKLGIMIEVPAAALMADLFAPEVDFFSIGTNDLTQYTLAMDRDHPRLASQADSFHPSVLRLIASTVKAAHAHGKWVGVCGALASENLAVPLLLGLGVDELSVSVPLIPAIKAAVREVDLLDCQAIAQQVLGLESAGQVREALRLHHEATVDTSLVLEN; the protein is encoded by the coding sequence ATGGCCATACCCCAACAATTGCAACTGCTGGCACCTTTGTCCGGTGTGCTTATGCCGCTGGACCAGGTGCCCGATCAGGTGTTTTCCAGTCGCGTGATCGGCGACGGTCTGTGCATCGACCCGACCTCGTCCACCTTGTGCGCACCGCTGGCCGGGGTGATCAGCAATGTGCAGGCCAGCGGGCACGCCGTCAGCATCACCGACGACAATGGTGTGCAGGTATTGATGCATATCGGCCTCGACACCGTGAACCTGGCCGGCAAGGGTTTCACCCGGTCGGTGGAGGAAGGTCAGCGGGTTGAGGTGGGGCAGGCGCTGATCGAGTTCGATGCCGATTACATTGCCTTGAACGCCCGCAGTTTGTTGACCTTGATGCTGGTGGTCAGCGGCGAGCCGTTTACCTGGCTGGCCCCTGAAACGGGGGTGGTGCAAAGCGGTCAGCCGTTGCTGAGTTTGAATCCATCGGAAGTGACGGTCGATGAACCAGGCTTGGAGGAAGGCGACGCGCTGTTCTCCAAACCGGTGAAACTGCCCAATTCCAACGGCTTGCACGCGCGCCCCGCGGCAGTGTTTGCCCAAGCGGCGAAAGGCTTTTCAGCGAGCATTTGTCTGCATAAACAGCAGGACAGCGCGAACGCCAAATCCCTGGTGGCGATCATGGCTTTGCAGACTGCCCATGGTGACGTCCTGCAGGTCAGCGCGGCGGGCGCGGATGCCGAAATGGCGATCAAGACGCTGGTGGAGTTGCTGGCTAGTGGTTGCGGGGAAGTCGTGACGGTGATGGCAGAGGTTGAGACAGTCGCCGCTGAGGCCTCATCGCTAACGGTGCTGCGCGGCGTTTGTGCATCGCCGGGGTCGGCATTTGGCCAAGTGGTGCAGATTGCCGAGCAGACCCTCGAGGTGAATGAATCAGGCGTTGGTCCTCAGGTTGAGCGTGAGCACCTGTCCCGAGCGTTGGCGACGGCGGTTCTGGCCCTGCAGCAGTTGCGGGACACTGCCACGGGGGACGCCCAGGCCGACATCTTCAAGGCGCATCAGGAGCTGCTCGAAGACCCCAGCCTGCTGGATCAGGCCCTGGCATTGATCGACGCTGGCAAAAGCGCCGCTTACGCCTGGCGGGCGGCCACCGAGTCGACGGCGGCCTTGTTCAAAAGCCTGGGCAATGCCTTGCTGGCCGAACGAGCGGCGGATTTGGCCGACGTTGGTCAACGGGTACTCAAGTCGATTCTCGGTGTAGAAGATCGTGCGATGGAGTTGCCGGAAGGGGCGATTCTGATTGCCGAGCAGCTGACGCCTTCCCAGACGGCTGGCCTGGACCCGTGCAAGGTGCTGGGGTTCGCGACGGTCGGCGGTGGTGCCACCAGCCACGTGGCGATTCTGGCCCGGGCCTTTGGCTTGCCGGCGATCTGCGGTTTGCCGGTTCAGGTAGTGGCATTGGCCAATGGCACCCGGGTTTTGCTCGATGCCGACAAGGGCGAGTTGCAGCTCGATCCGGAACTGGCCGCCATTGAGCAGTTGCAAGTTCATCGTCAGCGGCAAAAGAAACGCCAGCAACACGAGTTGGCAAACGCAGGGCTGGCCGCCCGTACCCGCGATGGGCATCACGTTGAAATCACTGCCAATATCGCTTCGCTGGCCGAAGCCGAACAGGCCATGGCGCTGGGTGGCGAGGGCGTCGGTCTGTTGCGTTCGGAGTTTCTTTATCTGGATCGCAATCACGCGCCGAGCCATGACGAGCAGGCCTGCACCTACAGCGCCATCGCCCGCGCCCTGGGCCCGGCGCGCAGTCTGGTGGTGCGCACCCTGGATGTCGGCGGTGACAAACCGTTGGCCTACGTGCCGATGGAGCGCGAAACCAACCCGTTCCTGGGCATGCGCGGCATTCGTTTGTGCCTGGAGCGTCCGCAGTTGTTGCGCGATCAGTTCAAGGCGATTTTGAGCAGCGCCGGGCTGGCTCGCCTGCACATCATGCTGCCGATGGTCACGCAGTTGTCGGAGTTGCGGCTGGCCCGTCAGCTGCTTGAAGAGGAAGCGCTGGCAGCAGGGCTCATGGAACTGCCGAAACTGGGGATCATGATCGAAGTTCCGGCAGCGGCGCTGATGGCGGATCTGTTTGCGCCCGAGGTGGATTTCTTCTCCATCGGCACCAACGATCTCACCCAATACACCCTGGCCATGGACCGCGATCACCCACGGCTGGCCAGTCAGGCCGACAGTTTTCATCCCTCGGTGCTGCGCTTGATCGCCAGCACGGTGAAAGCCGCCCATGCCCATGGCAAATGGGTCGGTGTATGCGGCGCTCTGGCTTCGGAAAACCTGGCGGTGCCGCTGTTACTGGGGCTTGGCGTGGATGAGTTGTCGGTGAGCGTGCCGCTGATTCCGGCGATCAAGGCGGCGGTTCGCGAAGTGGACCTGCTGGACTGTCAGGCCATCGCCCAGCAAGTGCTGGGGCTGGAAAGTGCCGGGCAGGTACGCGAGGCATTGCGCCTGCACCACGAGGCCACGGTAGATACTTCACTGGTTCTGGAGAACTGA
- the treC gene encoding alpha,alpha-phosphotrehalase, whose protein sequence is MQDWQRSVIYQIYPKSFHSHAGNPTGDLLGVVAKLDYLHWLGVDCLWITPFLRSPQRDNGYDISDYYAIDPSYGTMADCELLIAEAGKRGIKLMLDIVVNHTSIEHTWFQQARSSLDNPYRDFYIWRDQPNNWESKFGGSAWEYEAQTGQYYLHLFDHTQADLNWDNPKVRAEVFKMMRFWRDKGVGGFRLDVINLISKPADFPEDNTDGRRFYTDGPNVHEYLQQMHREVFEGHDLINVGEMSSTSLEHCIRYSRPESKELSMTFNFHHLKVDYPNLQKWIRADFDFLELKRILSDWQTGMQAGGGWNALFWCNHDQPRVVSRFGHEGEHRVVSAKMLGTALHFLQGTPFVYQGEELGMTNPGFDHIDQYRDVETLNIFRLKREAGASDADNMAAIMQKSRDNGRTPMHWNAEPNAGFSVGEPWIGVPANAAQINVANQLDDPDSVLHHYRQLIALRRRETLMSDGVYRQLLPEHPQIWAYVREGDGERLLVLNNFYGTPCEVELPPEVISKAMAQRVVISNYPDCPPRNRQVFLRPYESFVLHLSNI, encoded by the coding sequence ATGCAAGACTGGCAACGTTCGGTGATCTACCAGATCTACCCGAAGAGTTTTCACAGCCACGCCGGCAACCCCACGGGGGATTTGCTCGGCGTCGTGGCCAAGCTCGATTACCTGCACTGGCTGGGTGTCGATTGCCTGTGGATCACACCATTCCTGCGTTCGCCCCAACGCGACAACGGCTACGACATCAGCGATTACTACGCCATCGACCCGAGCTACGGAACCATGGCCGACTGCGAGTTGTTGATCGCCGAGGCCGGCAAACGCGGGATCAAGTTGATGCTCGATATCGTGGTCAACCACACCTCGATCGAACACACCTGGTTCCAGCAGGCCCGCAGCAGCCTCGATAACCCTTATCGCGATTTCTACATCTGGCGCGACCAGCCGAACAATTGGGAGTCCAAGTTCGGCGGTTCAGCCTGGGAGTACGAAGCCCAGACCGGTCAGTACTACCTGCACTTGTTCGACCACACGCAGGCCGACCTGAACTGGGACAACCCCAAGGTGCGCGCTGAAGTCTTCAAGATGATGCGGTTCTGGCGCGACAAAGGCGTGGGCGGTTTCCGTCTGGATGTGATCAACCTGATTTCCAAACCGGCGGATTTCCCTGAGGACAACACTGACGGTCGACGCTTTTACACCGATGGCCCGAACGTCCACGAGTACTTGCAGCAGATGCACCGCGAAGTGTTCGAAGGTCATGACCTGATCAACGTCGGCGAGATGTCGTCCACCAGTCTGGAACACTGCATTCGTTACTCGCGGCCGGAGTCGAAAGAGCTGTCGATGACCTTCAACTTTCATCACTTGAAGGTTGATTACCCGAACCTGCAGAAGTGGATCCGCGCTGATTTCGATTTCCTCGAGCTCAAGCGCATCCTCTCCGACTGGCAGACCGGCATGCAGGCCGGCGGTGGCTGGAACGCGCTGTTCTGGTGTAACCACGACCAGCCACGGGTGGTCTCGCGCTTTGGTCATGAGGGCGAGCATCGGGTGGTGTCGGCGAAGATGCTCGGCACTGCACTGCATTTCTTGCAGGGCACGCCGTTCGTATATCAGGGCGAAGAACTGGGCATGACCAATCCGGGGTTCGATCACATCGATCAGTACCGTGATGTCGAAACCCTGAACATCTTCCGGCTCAAGCGTGAGGCTGGTGCAAGCGACGCCGACAACATGGCGGCGATCATGCAGAAGTCCCGGGACAACGGTCGCACGCCCATGCACTGGAACGCCGAGCCGAACGCCGGTTTCAGCGTTGGCGAACCCTGGATCGGCGTGCCCGCCAACGCGGCGCAAATCAATGTCGCCAACCAACTCGACGATCCGGATTCGGTACTGCATCACTATCGTCAACTGATTGCCCTGCGCCGCAGGGAAACGTTGATGTCCGACGGCGTGTACCGGCAATTGTTGCCTGAACACCCGCAAATCTGGGCGTATGTGCGTGAAGGCGATGGCGAGCGTTTGCTGGTGCTGAACAATTTCTATGGCACGCCATGCGAAGTCGAACTGCCACCAGAGGTGATCAGCAAAGCGATGGCGCAACGTGTGGTGATCAGCAATTACCCGGACTGTCCGCCACGAAATCGACAGGTGTTTCTACGGCCCTATGAGTCGTTCGTCCTGCACCTGAGCAACATTTAA
- the cmoA gene encoding carboxy-S-adenosyl-L-methionine synthase CmoA translates to MPAFSTYAVGTAVSKESDRLFAQPLAQVPDFAFNEDVVRVFPDMIKRSVPGYPTIVENLGVLAAQFAQPNSVLYDLGSSLGAVTQALRRHVRTDGCRVIAVDNSAAMVERCREYLNGQDSMFQELLPVEVIEGDILALEFQPASVVALNFTLQFIAPDQRTSLLARIHQSLLPGGALILSEKLRFNDPEEHALLTDLHVAFKRANGYSELEIAQKRSAIENVMKPDSLEEHRERLLAAGFSKVVPWFQCLNFASLIALP, encoded by the coding sequence ATGCCGGCCTTTTCCACCTACGCCGTTGGAACCGCCGTGAGCAAAGAATCCGATCGCCTTTTCGCCCAGCCTTTGGCCCAGGTGCCTGACTTCGCCTTTAACGAGGACGTGGTGCGGGTGTTCCCGGACATGATCAAGCGCTCGGTGCCGGGTTATCCGACCATCGTTGAAAACCTCGGCGTGCTCGCCGCGCAGTTCGCCCAGCCCAACAGTGTGCTCTACGATTTGGGCTCGTCTTTGGGCGCCGTGACCCAGGCCTTGCGCCGCCACGTGCGCACCGACGGTTGCCGGGTCATTGCTGTGGATAACTCCGCGGCCATGGTCGAGCGTTGCCGCGAATACCTCAACGGCCAGGACTCGATGTTCCAGGAGTTGCTGCCGGTGGAAGTGATCGAAGGCGACATCCTTGCCCTGGAATTTCAGCCAGCCTCGGTGGTGGCACTGAACTTCACCCTGCAATTCATCGCCCCGGACCAGCGCACCTCGCTGCTCGCACGCATCCACCAATCGTTGTTGCCCGGTGGCGCGCTGATTCTTTCGGAGAAGCTGCGCTTCAACGATCCCGAAGAACATGCGCTGCTCACCGACCTGCACGTGGCCTTCAAACGCGCCAACGGCTACAGCGAACTGGAAATCGCCCAGAAGCGCAGCGCCATCGAAAACGTCATGAAGCCCGACAGCCTCGAAGAACACCGCGAGCGCCTGTTGGCCGCCGGGTTCTCGAAAGTCGTGCCGTGGTTCCAGTGTCTTAACTTTGCCTCGTTGATTGCCTTGCCATGA
- a CDS encoding carbohydrate porin, translating to MKITINRSLVAAGVCLALPLSAQALEFAGYLRSGVGTSVNNGKQQCFQLPGAQTKYRLGNECEQYAELELRQDLYTLDDGSVLSVDGMASLYNQYDKDLTFNGDNGSVRMPQMYAQWSNMPSLNGGSLWAGRRYYKRNDIHISDFYYWNQSATGGGIEDVLIGDLKYSYAFSRKDNLYQKDYINRHDFNVAGFNTNLGGELEFGLSYIDKPDSRDAHRGWAITTQHVQKGFLGGKNKLAFQYGEGPGTGLGYTGNVKLDDSSKSYRLVEFFDWQVTPRFGGQVEAVYQKDIRPDGADQNWISLGIRPAYAITEQIKLVTELGHDQVEATGGTRKLSKFTVAPTWSPKGPEFWARPEVRLYYTYASWNEAAKRAANELAAGSALSDTGAFGTARHGSNVGLQVEYWWK from the coding sequence TTGAAAATAACAATAAATCGCAGCCTTGTAGCGGCGGGCGTGTGCCTGGCATTACCACTGTCAGCCCAGGCGCTGGAATTCGCCGGTTACTTGCGCAGCGGCGTCGGGACCTCGGTCAACAACGGTAAACAGCAGTGTTTCCAGCTGCCGGGAGCGCAGACCAAATACCGCTTGGGTAACGAATGTGAGCAGTACGCCGAACTTGAATTGCGCCAGGATCTGTACACCCTGGACGATGGTTCGGTGCTCAGCGTCGACGGCATGGCATCGCTGTATAACCAGTACGACAAGGACCTGACGTTCAACGGTGACAACGGCTCGGTGCGCATGCCGCAGATGTACGCGCAATGGTCGAACATGCCCAGCCTCAATGGCGGCTCGTTGTGGGCCGGTCGGCGTTACTACAAACGCAACGATATCCACATTTCCGACTTCTACTACTGGAACCAGAGCGCCACCGGTGGCGGTATCGAAGATGTGCTGATCGGTGATCTGAAGTACAGCTACGCCTTCTCGCGCAAGGACAACCTGTACCAGAAGGACTACATCAACCGTCACGATTTCAACGTCGCCGGCTTCAATACCAACCTGGGCGGTGAACTGGAATTCGGACTGAGCTACATCGACAAACCCGATAGCCGTGACGCTCATCGTGGTTGGGCGATCACCACCCAGCATGTGCAGAAGGGCTTTCTGGGCGGCAAGAACAAACTGGCCTTTCAGTACGGCGAAGGCCCCGGCACCGGGCTGGGCTATACCGGTAACGTGAAGCTGGACGACAGCAGCAAAAGCTACCGGTTGGTGGAGTTCTTCGACTGGCAAGTGACACCGCGTTTCGGCGGGCAGGTCGAGGCGGTCTATCAGAAGGACATTCGCCCCGACGGCGCAGACCAGAACTGGATTTCCCTCGGGATTCGCCCAGCCTATGCGATTACCGAGCAAATCAAACTGGTGACCGAGCTGGGCCACGATCAGGTCGAGGCCACAGGCGGCACGCGCAAACTGAGCAAGTTCACCGTCGCTCCGACCTGGTCACCCAAGGGCCCGGAATTCTGGGCGCGTCCCGAGGTGCGTCTGTATTACACCTATGCCAGCTGGAACGAGGCAGCCAAACGGGCGGCCAATGAACTGGCTGCAGGTTCGGCGTTATCCGACACCGGCGCCTTCGGCACCGCGCGACACGGCTCGAACGTCGGATTGCAGGTCGAGTATTGGTGGAAATAA
- the cmoB gene encoding tRNA 5-methoxyuridine(34)/uridine 5-oxyacetic acid(34) synthase CmoB — MIDLSPLARRLAGTPLAEWANTLQVQLDKKMEKGHGDLERWQSALDALPKIQPSEVDLLNGLKLETDCDDETRAQMRTALMGLSPWRKGPFDLFGVHVDTEWRSDWKWSRVAPHLDLKGKRILDVGCGNGYYMWRMLGAGADSVIGVDPNWLFFCQFQAVQRYLSEPNAWHLPFPFEDLPPNLEGFDTVFSMGVFYHRRSPIEHLLALKDCLVKGGELVLETLVIEGDQQQVLVPEDRYAQMRNVWFLPSVPALELWLRRAGFSDVRCVDVSVTTVEEQRGTEWMKYQSLSDFLDPDDHSKTVEGLPAPMRAVIVARK, encoded by the coding sequence ATGATTGATCTGTCCCCCCTCGCCCGCCGTCTGGCCGGCACTCCGCTGGCCGAATGGGCCAACACCCTGCAAGTGCAACTCGACAAGAAAATGGAAAAAGGTCACGGCGACCTGGAGCGCTGGCAGAGCGCACTGGATGCGTTGCCGAAGATCCAGCCGAGCGAAGTCGACTTGTTGAACGGCCTTAAGCTGGAAACCGATTGCGACGATGAAACCCGCGCGCAAATGCGCACCGCGCTGATGGGTTTGTCACCTTGGCGTAAAGGGCCGTTTGACCTGTTCGGCGTGCATGTCGACACCGAATGGCGCTCGGACTGGAAGTGGTCCCGGGTGGCTCCACATCTGGACCTGAAGGGCAAACGCATCCTCGATGTCGGCTGCGGCAACGGCTATTACATGTGGCGTATGCTCGGCGCCGGTGCAGACAGCGTAATTGGTGTCGATCCGAACTGGCTGTTCTTCTGCCAGTTCCAGGCCGTACAGCGTTACCTGTCCGAGCCCAATGCCTGGCACTTGCCATTCCCTTTCGAAGACCTGCCGCCGAATCTGGAAGGGTTCGACACCGTGTTTTCCATGGGCGTGTTTTACCACCGCCGCTCGCCGATCGAGCATTTGCTGGCGCTGAAGGATTGCCTGGTCAAGGGCGGTGAACTGGTGCTGGAGACGCTGGTGATCGAGGGCGATCAGCAGCAGGTGTTGGTGCCGGAAGACCGATATGCGCAGATGCGTAACGTGTGGTTCCTGCCGTCGGTGCCAGCGCTGGAACTGTGGCTGCGCCGTGCCGGGTTCAGCGACGTGCGTTGCGTGGATGTCAGTGTGACCACGGTCGAGGAACAACGCGGGACGGAGTGGATGAAGTATCAATCGTTGAGCGACTTCCTGGATCCGGATGATCACAGCAAAACGGTTGAAGGGCTGCCGGCGCCGATGCGTGCCGTAATTGTCGCTCGCAAGTAA
- a CDS encoding PTS transporter subunit EIIB, protein MFEKMQRAFWKALTPDLVVDEPKVVAQAVSGLAPKVVAALGGVDNLKSHQPVALTRMRVELRDVARMDRQALMAAGVPGVMTLDGGVVHLLTGLQ, encoded by the coding sequence ATGTTCGAGAAAATGCAGCGGGCGTTCTGGAAAGCGTTGACCCCGGATCTGGTGGTGGATGAGCCGAAGGTGGTGGCTCAAGCCGTTTCTGGCCTGGCACCGAAAGTCGTGGCCGCGTTGGGCGGTGTGGATAACCTCAAATCCCATCAGCCGGTGGCGCTGACGCGAATGCGGGTGGAGTTACGGGATGTGGCGCGGATGGATCGGCAGGCGTTGATGGCAGCGGGGGTGCCTGGGGTCATGACGCTGGACGGTGGAGTGGTGCATTTGCTCACCGGTCTTCAGTGA
- a CDS encoding multicopper oxidase family protein, whose amino-acid sequence MSFTRRQILGGLAGLVVVGVGAGGASRYWLGKMADAEAGHDYELIAAPLDVELVAGHKTEAWAFGPSAPGTELRVRQGEWLRVRFINHLPVATTIHWHGIRLPLEMDGVPYVSQLPVLPGEYFDYKFRVPDAGSYWYHPHVNSSEELGRGLVGPLIIEEREPTGFKYEKTLSLKSWHVDEVGAFVPFSIPREAARGGTAGGLSTINGVSQAVIELPAGQITRVRLLNLDNTLTYRLNIPGVEAQIYALDGNPIEPRPLGKEYWLGPGMRICLAIKAPPAGEELSLRNGPVRLGTLRSVANTDAPTEWPPALPANPVAEPDLANAEKLNFNFEWVGSVSVNVDNGKPPSLWQINGKAWDITDKTCADRPIARLEKGKSYIFELKNMTQYQHPIHLHGMSFKVIASNRHKVIPYFTDTYLLGKNERAQVALVADNPGVWMFHCHVIDHMETGLMAAIEVA is encoded by the coding sequence ATGTCCTTTACCCGTCGCCAAATCCTCGGTGGCCTGGCCGGTCTTGTTGTCGTTGGTGTCGGAGCCGGTGGCGCGTCGCGTTACTGGCTGGGCAAGATGGCCGACGCTGAGGCCGGTCACGACTATGAGCTGATCGCCGCCCCGCTGGACGTCGAACTGGTGGCCGGGCACAAGACCGAGGCTTGGGCGTTCGGCCCATCGGCTCCGGGCACTGAATTGCGTGTGCGTCAGGGCGAATGGCTGCGGGTGCGCTTCATCAACCATCTGCCGGTGGCGACCACCATTCACTGGCACGGTATCCGCCTGCCGCTGGAAATGGACGGCGTGCCGTATGTCTCGCAATTGCCGGTGCTGCCGGGCGAGTACTTCGACTACAAATTCCGCGTGCCCGACGCCGGCAGCTATTGGTATCACCCGCACGTGAACAGCAGCGAGGAGCTCGGTCGCGGGCTGGTCGGCCCGCTGATCATCGAAGAGCGTGAGCCCACCGGTTTCAAGTACGAAAAGACCTTGAGCCTCAAGAGCTGGCATGTCGATGAAGTCGGTGCTTTCGTGCCGTTCAGCATTCCTCGTGAAGCGGCCCGTGGCGGTACGGCGGGGGGGCTGTCGACCATCAATGGTGTGTCGCAGGCGGTGATTGAGTTGCCCGCCGGGCAGATCACCCGCGTACGCCTGCTCAACCTCGACAACACGCTGACTTATCGCCTTAATATTCCCGGTGTCGAAGCGCAGATCTACGCGCTGGACGGCAACCCGATTGAACCGCGCCCATTGGGCAAGGAATACTGGCTCGGCCCCGGCATGCGCATTTGCCTGGCGATCAAGGCGCCGCCGGCCGGCGAAGAATTGTCCCTGCGCAACGGCCCGGTACGCCTGGGCACCTTGCGCTCGGTGGCCAATACCGACGCGCCGACCGAGTGGCCGCCGGCGCTGCCTGCCAACCCGGTGGCCGAGCCGGACCTGGCCAATGCCGAGAAACTCAACTTCAATTTCGAATGGGTGGGTTCGGTGTCGGTCAACGTAGATAACGGCAAGCCGCCCAGCCTGTGGCAGATCAACGGCAAGGCTTGGGATATCACCGACAAGACCTGCGCCGATCGACCGATCGCCAGGCTCGAAAAGGGCAAAAGCTATATTTTCGAATTGAAAAACATGACTCAATATCAGCACCCGATCCACTTGCATGGCATGAGTTTCAAAGTCATTGCCTCGAACCGGCACAAGGTTATCCCGTACTTTACCGACACTTACCTGTTGGGCAAGAACGAGCGCGCGCAAGTGGCGCTGGTGGCGGATAACCCCGGCGTCTGGATGTTCCACTGCCATGTGATCGACCATATGGAAACCGGCCTGATGGCCGCCATCGAGGTGGCGTGA